gtcacaaattaattttttttaaatgagtatgcCTTTTTGTCTATAGTTTTCTGAAAATTAAGCATGTAGAAAGACATGCTTTTGGCCCTCATTTCCCTTGGGCACTGAGCAGTAAGCTCAAATAGCATCATGGTGTCAGAGacgaagaaaaaagaagaaaacatatttcCCTAAGAGATGGCACCTTTCTGCCAAGAACGGTAAGTATCTGAGGAAGGTTAAGCAGTGCCAGGGCCAGTCGCAGACCAACTCCTTCATCATCCTTCCCTTTTTCATGAGCTGCCCAAAGCTCATGTGTCTTCCCTCAGTATCTGAGTCCTCGTCCAAAGGTGGGCTCTTAATCATGGCTCATTTTTGCAGCGATGCCACTCATTTAACTGTTAACAACAGTGTCAAGGAAACATTCGTCCTCTAACTAATTCTAAAGTTGCCATCATCCTCCCGCACACTATCCTTCCTCAATATAACATAGGATGGGAATTAGAGACATTTTTCTCAGATCAACTGATTTACTACTGTCTTCATGTTCAACCTACCAGATCAAACCTGCAGAAAGCAACATGCTCAGGGCTGAGAGAAATTGTTTCTGGTCtaggttttaaaaatgattttgtctACTTCTTTTTCTGTGCTCATCAAACCATAGGCTAAAATGATGGCACATTAACTAAATGCTTTCTTGACTAAAATTATGTCACACTGTATTGTCTTACTGAAAGTGTCTGCTCTTTTGTACCAGGACTGTCCTTCTGGGACCAAGTAGCCCTTTCATTCTGATTCAAACCTGCTGTCTTCATTTGGCAGAAATACCACTGGTTTGCAATGCAGTATGAATAGGCATCATGATGTTGGAGGTAAATATTCCAAACAGGATGCCAAGACTATATGCATACGGTGGAGGAGAGGACACACTTACTTTATAATTGCTCTGTGGAAAATGAAACAGTAGAGTgggataaaataaaagaaaaaaaaaaaaagtaaaaatcaccctgccccactcccatccccctggtttaacacacatacacacaaggtGGTTGGGGAAATCTCAATGATCTCCAAGGTCCTAGTAAAACTAGGCAAGACTACTTTTAGGACTAGACTAATTAATATACAGCCATAGCAGGCAGGCCAAAATTTAACAGCATCAAGTTTAGGGAAGCCATCAGAGGATACAGTCACTCAGAAAAGGAAGTAGACAGGCCCCGTGCAGGTTTGGCCCTTTGTGCCCACTAGAACTCACCAGTGAGTTTACATAACGTTTATATACAGACTCAAAGATGTTCCACATAGCTCAGACTATTCACATTTATTCGTATTCTCCACAGAATtcaaattattccattttaacTTCACATTCTACAGTGAGTTTGTCTACAGGTAAATATTCTTATATATGTTCTATAAAATTTTTGATATTACAAAACAAAAGCTTTGGTAAGTCAGTTCTaggtgaatattttatttccaatccTAAAACTGGCATAtatcctcagaaaaaaaaatacctaggaaaaatgtcatttattcaaaatatgaaattttattataattatttgatgTTTAATGCAATTCAACTTTGTGAAGGCTTTTGTGCTTTTCCctaaaatttctgatttttaatgaaGGCTCCTGATCATAGTGGATGTTGGTAAGTTTTCTTATTCATGTGAAGTCTCTGATGCACAATAAACTGATTAGTTTTTCTAAAACTGATTATATTCCTAAGGTTTCATCTCCGTTTTACAAAAGTTTACGCTGAACTATGTGCATTTAACTAATAAGCCAAACTTGTAAGAGCTGAACATACTATAAATTTaattcttactttaaaataacaaaaacaaaaccctggtGAAGACCCAGAAGTGAACTCTGTTCCAGTTTTCCAGATTCTAGCTTCCTTTAACTGTGCTCTATGGTTTTCAACACACGGGACCCAAATCTGCTGCACAAATAGCCTCCAATCCATCAATCCATCTTATCCACCAGGAAAACTGTGAGGTGTTTTTAAGGGCCAAGATTAAATGTAATATGTATCATTAGCAGCACATTCCATGGTCAGTCCTACCTGGATGAATGGCATACTGGGATTTTTCAACAAGCTATGAGcctaatggaaaaagaaataaggaaaactaGTTTCCAGCCCATGTGACATGAATTTCTGTGACATGAATTTCTGTACTGCATGTTATGTagtaaggcaggtgtccccaaactatggcccgcgggccacctgcagccccctgaggccatttatccggccccccactgcacttcaggaaggggcacctctttcattggtggtcagtgagaggagcacagtatgtggcggccctccaacggtctgagggacagtgaactggccccatgtgtaaaaagtttggggacgcctgtagtAAGGTATGAGTTCCTTCAAGACATCCCAAATTCATTACATGCTAGGGTTTTCTCTCTAGTATGCATTCTGGTGTGATGTACTCTAAGAGCTGCCTTACGGACAAAAGTTTTCCCACATTCAccacattcatagggtttctccccTGTGTGAATTCTCTGGTGTACTCTGAGAGTTGAATTTTGGGCAAAAGccttcccacattcattacactcatagggcttctcccctgtgtgaaTTCTCTGGTGTGCACAAAGGTGTGATTTCTGGGAGAACATTTTCCCACAGTCATGACATTCATAGGATTTCTCCCCTGTGTGAATTCTTTGATGTACTCTGAGGGTTGAATTATGGGCAAATGGCTTCCCACATACATTACATTCGTAAGGTTTCTCCCCTGTATGAACTCTCTGATGTGCACTAACATACGACTTCTCAGAGAAGGTTTTGCCACATTCactacattcatagggtttctccccTGAGCGAGTTCTAAGATGTGCTCTGAGATGCGACGTCTTGGAGAAGGtcttcccacattcattacattcatagggtttctccccTGTGTGAATTCTATGATGTGCCCTGAGGGCTGAATTATCAGCAAACgttttcccacattcattacattcatagggtttttccccagtatgaattctctgatgtgcACAGAGGTGTGTTCTTTGGGAGAAagttttcccacattcattacattcatagggtttctccccTGTGTGAATTCTTTGATGCACTATGAGGGCTGCCTTATACACAAAAGTTTTCCCACATAtgttacattcatagggtttttcCCCTGTGTGAATTCTCTCATGTCCACTGAGGTATGATTTCTGGGAGAACGTTTTCCCACACTTgctacattcatagggtttctccccGGTGTGAATTCTCCGATGTGTACTGAGGCGTGTCTTCTGGAAAAAGGTTTTCCCACATTCGTTACATTCATAGAGCTTCTCCCCTGTGTGGATGTTCTGATGTGCTCTAAGGGCTGAATTATGGGCAAATGTTTTctcacattcattacattcatagggttttgCCCCtgtgtgaattctctgatgtatTTTGAGGGCTGAATTATGGGCAAAAGTTTTCTCACAGtcattacattcatagggttttcTACCTGTGTGAATCCTCTGATGTGCCCTCAGGGCTGAATTGTAGGTGAAAGAtctcccacattcattacattcatagggtttctcccctgtatgaattctctgatgtgcCTTGAGAACAGAAATATGGGCAAAAGACCTTCCACATTCATgacattcataaggtttctccCCCGTGTGAATTCTATGATGTGCTCTGAGGGATGAATTATGGGCAAAAGTTTTTTCACAGTCACTGCATTCATAGGGCTTCTCACCTGTATGAATTCTTTGATGTGCTCTCAGGGCTGAGTTATAGGTAAAAGATTTCCCACAGtcattacattcatagggtttctccccTATATGAACTCTCTGATGTACACTGAGGTGTGTCTTGTGAGAGAAAGTTTTCTCACATTCAACACATTCATAGGGTTTTTCACCtgtgtgaattctctgatgtgCTCTGAGATGTGATGTCTTGGAGTAAGTTTTCCCACATTCaatacattcatagggtttttcCCCAATGAGAATTCTCTGATGTCCTTTGAGATGTGATGTCTTCCCATATTCACTGCCATCACAGAGTTTCATCTCTGCATCTGTTTTCTGGTGTCCTATGAGGGGTGACTTGTAAGCTCTCCCATAGCCGTTGTTATCACAAAGTTTCTCTTTTACATGAATTCTCAAATGTTTACTGAGGTTTGAATTCTGACAGAAagttttcccacattcattacattcataaAGTTTCAATCCCATATAAGTTCCAGGATGCTGAATAGAGTGTGAACTTGAAGAAAAGGATGTCCCAAATTCCTCATATTGGTAAGGTTTCTCTCCTGAATGGGTCCTCTGATGCTTAATGAGGTGTGCTTTCTGGTAAAAGGATTTTCTGCATTTCCCATGTTCATCAGAAAGGTGGAATTTCTCTCCtgtgtgaattctctgatgttcTGTTAAGTCTAATTTCTGGTAGAGGGCATTTGAACATTCATTATATTCACTAAATTTATCTCCAGTTTGTGTTTTCTGATGTACTACCTGGGCCAAATTCTGGCtaaaattttctttacatttattgcTTTCAAAAGCACTCTGTCCTGAAATAGTTCTCTGAGATTGAGTGAGGGGTAATCTCCTACTGAAATTAATCCCCCTTTCATTACCTTCATAGTGTGTCATAGCCATGTCAATTTTATTGTATTCAACAATGGTGGTTTTGTCACAGGATGTCCCATATTCATTAAGATCAGAGCATTTTCCCCTTGTGTCAGTTCTCATGTAGTTAAATAAAGTGGTTTTATCAAAGTTTTTTCTAAATTCATCATCCTTACAGGACTCTTCTCCTGTTGGAAAATTCTCAGGTGTAATACAAATTGTCTTATCATAGAAATCTTGTCCAGATCCATCACATTCAAAAGATCCCTCCAACATTTGAAATTTCCAGTGCTGATCTTTCTTATAACTGcaagttttcacatttttaccaTGTTCATAAGATTCTTCTCCAGGATGAGCTTTCTCACACTTAATATCAAGCTGCAATTTctcatatacatttatgtatttagccttctttcttgaatattttccttcacttataaTTACTTCAGAGGCAACTGGCAAATTCATTCTATGTGAGTCACATTTACAgggtattttttcaaaaaactctgGAGCTATTTCCAgatcaaatgttttttctaaaactttctgTCCTTCTTTATGCAATGTTTCATCAGCATCATCAATGAATATCTCTTTCCACAgaggtttttcttgtttttcccagATCCCTTCAATGTGATTATCAACTTTAAAATGtcctaaaatgagaaaaattgaaaCATACTATAAATCTTACATTTCTCATGGAGAAAAACTTATACTCAcattttggtttgggtttttgagacagggtattgctctgtcacccagactggagtgcagtggtaacagcatatagctcactgtagccttgaactcctaggctcaagcaatcctcccacttcagcctccctactagGTGGGAGTACAGaggtatgccaccatgctcagctaattacatttttttttatgtagtagagacggaatcttgctatgttgccctggctgatcttaaactcctgagctcaagtgatcctcccaccttgacctcccaaagtgctggaattacaggcatgagccactgtgcccagtccatgTTTTGTTATGTATTTTATCCTATTGTTTCTGCCATGTTTCCAAAGATTAAATAATTCATGCACACAGACAGATTCTCTCCTCAGCTATGCTGTTTATAAAGAGGAATTATTTCTAGGGCCAGTCAAGGTAGAGTAGCCCTTTTCTTCTCATGTCTTCCCTCTTACAATTAAAAATCCCTGggcaaaaaacaaatatacaaatacacaaagactacaaaatggaaagaaagtagACTTTGGGACTTAAGAAATGACATAGTGAGAATTCCCAGGCTATTCTATATACTAGATGGGTGCTGTAGAAACCTGAAATCCTGCACTGACAGGCACAGACACAAAGAAAAGCCTGCTCCTTCCAGCTAGAGGTCTGAGAAAATGGTAGTCTAACAAAAGAGGAAACACTTTTGATATATCTCATGCTCAGGCCAAACCAAAACGATACACTCCTGGTGGTTCcatggaggctgagcagggagctaATTTTCCCCTGCCATAGATACAGGGGATCTGCATGCTCCCATATGTTTTCTTCCATGAGCCATGAAGAATCCTGAGAAAGTTCCATTCTAGGGATACGCTAGGAGATTGTAACAGCAGCCACTGCCAAAATTCTTCCTAGAAccaaatttttatcttatttataaaacaaatgtcTTAATCTGAAAGGGCAAGAATAACAAATAAGTTGTTTTAGGGCACTGACGTGAACTCATAGCAGCTacgggaaggaaagaagaaaaaaaaaagtgcagaaatAAGAGCAGAGGCAGGAATACATAGTAGGCCCAATAATCAAGCAGAAGAGGTAAGATAAAGTAGCACTTGAGATAACTACGCCTTTAAACCTGAAGACAGGATGCATTCAGTAGCTGAATTTGTGTTCTTCTCAAACGCACATGGAAAATCATCAAAACAGACTACATTCTGGGCTGTAAGACAAATCTTCACAAacatagaagaaagaaattacacaGAGGATGATCTTGAGCCACAGAAAAATTATACCAGAAATcagtaaacataattttatttgaagaaatacaaaagaactgTAAGTTATACATTCCTAATTAACCTGTGGATGAAAGAAGAATTCTCAAATGAGATATTTTGaagtgaatgaaaacaaaacaacacaagaaTAGAGAAATCTGTGGATGCAGTTAAAGCAGTACACAGAGATAAATTTCAGgagtaaattttttatatttgacaaGAAAGATCTCCAGTCAGATGCTTGTTTCCCCTTTAAGAAACTAGACAAAGAGAGGACAATAAATTGAAAGAAAGTAGAAGgatgaaaaagaatgaatcaaactaaaagcttaaatatttaaagtttttttaaattataaaagccatcagagagagagaggaaaaaaaaagaagacacaaattatcaaTACCAAAAATGCAAGACAGGACTAACTACTAACACAGCAGACATTCAAGAGATAATAAAACAACATTAACAATAACTCTGTGTTAGTTCGGGCTACTACAGCAAATTGCCACAGACAactaaacttttgtttttctcagttcAGGAGACTGGAAGTCCGAGATTAGGGTCCCAGCATGACTATTCTTGTGAAGGCTTCTGAGTTACAGACTACTCACTTCTTGTTACATCCTTACATGGTGAAAAGTGAATTACCTAGTTCTGTTATCTTTTTGTAAGGGCATTccaatctctctttttcttttctttttttttaactataaaagcAAATGAACTTTATTTGGATAATCTAAGTGGAAAGAAAGGTAGGTGAATGTGTACTGTAACCAGAAAGGGCATATTCTATgtcaaatttaaaacattatggcAGAATAAtctaaaagacatttatttctaaaGGAGCTGTCAGTGAAAAGAAAAGGATATTTATGACAACGTAACATATTAACTTGATTCATTATAATGGTGGATATGTTAATCCTGTGTCTAATTTGCTCAAATTTTAACTATGTTTTCATATGTAAATAAGGCTGAAATCTTTctgtatatgcgtgtgtgtgtgcatgtgtctgaatgcatgtctgtctgtgtgtgccGTTCCAAATAACAACTCCAGGACCAAATGGTTTTAACTAGTGAATTGTATCAAACAtccaaggaagaaataataccaatcctacacaatgtcttc
The sequence above is a segment of the Saimiri boliviensis isolate mSaiBol1 chromosome 2, mSaiBol1.pri, whole genome shotgun sequence genome. Coding sequences within it:
- the ZNF658 gene encoding zinc finger protein 658 codes for the protein MNMSQASVSFQDVAVEFTQEEWQRLGPVEWTLYRDVMLENYSHLISVGYCITKPKVISQLEQGEEPWSLEDEFLKQRYPGHFKVDNHIEGIWEKQEKPLWKEIFIDDADETLHKEGQKVLEKTFDLEIAPEFFEKIPCKCDSHRMNLPVASEVIISEGKYSRKKAKYINVYEKLQLDIKCEKAHPGEESYEHGKNVKTCSYKKDQHWKFQMLEGSFECDGSGQDFYDKTICITPENFPTGEESCKDDEFRKNFDKTTLFNYMRTDTRGKCSDLNEYGTSCDKTTIVEYNKIDMAMTHYEGNERGINFSRRLPLTQSQRTISGQSAFESNKCKENFSQNLAQVVHQKTQTGDKFSEYNECSNALYQKLDLTEHQRIHTGEKFHLSDEHGKCRKSFYQKAHLIKHQRTHSGEKPYQYEEFGTSFSSSSHSIQHPGTYMGLKLYECNECGKTFCQNSNLSKHLRIHVKEKLCDNNGYGRAYKSPLIGHQKTDAEMKLCDGSEYGKTSHLKGHQRILIGEKPYECIECGKTYSKTSHLRAHQRIHTGEKPYECVECEKTFSHKTHLSVHQRVHIGEKPYECNDCGKSFTYNSALRAHQRIHTGEKPYECSDCEKTFAHNSSLRAHHRIHTGEKPYECHECGRSFAHISVLKAHQRIHTGEKPYECNECGRSFTYNSALRAHQRIHTGRKPYECNDCEKTFAHNSALKIHQRIHTGAKPYECNECEKTFAHNSALRAHQNIHTGEKLYECNECGKTFFQKTRLSTHRRIHTGEKPYECSKCGKTFSQKSYLSGHERIHTGEKPYECNICGKTFVYKAALIVHQRIHTGEKPYECNECGKTFSQRTHLCAHQRIHTGEKPYECNECGKTFADNSALRAHHRIHTGEKPYECNECGKTFSKTSHLRAHLRTRSGEKPYECSECGKTFSEKSYVSAHQRVHTGEKPYECNVCGKPFAHNSTLRVHQRIHTGEKSYECHDCGKMFSQKSHLCAHQRIHTGEKPYECNECGKAFAQNSTLRVHQRIHTGEKPYECGECGKTFVRKAALRVHHTRMHTREKTLACNEFGMS